The Vigna unguiculata cultivar IT97K-499-35 chromosome 1, ASM411807v1, whole genome shotgun sequence nucleotide sequence GAGGAAGACCAAAACGTCTCACGACCACAGGGTACTGGAAAGCAACAGGGTCTCCGAATCATGTTTATTCTTCGGATAATCGAATCATAGGCATTAAAAGGACTATGGTTTTCTACAGTGGAAGAGCTCCAAACGGAGCCAAAACCGATTGGAAGATGAACGAGTATACCGCCATCAAAGGTGAACAACCATCACAGGTGAACCATCATCCTCTTTAGGGTTCTTAGATCAACCATTGACTCAGAAAATTTTGGTTTCAATTGTATAGTATATACATTGCATGAAATTTTATGTGCTATACGTACATGATATTTAGTGGCAGTTGACTAATCTTTTCATTGCGTTGTACTTGTTAATCAGTTGCAGTTAAGGAAGGAATTCAGTTTATGCAGAGTGTACAAAAAATCGAAGTGTTTGCGTGCATTTGATAGAAGACCACCACCGAGGAGGAACACGGTGAGGCATTCGATTGCTGAAAATGGTGAAGAGCAAGAAAAGGGTTCGACCTCAACGTGTTATGATTATCATCAGCATCAAATGTTGGAGAGAAGTGCAACATGTTCGCCGGAGAGTTCTTCCTCCGGAGACCTTGACCATGACCGACCCATCCTGCACGGCGAGGGAGGAACGCAAATGGATGTCGACAATGACAACGACAACGACCCTTTTTTGGATTGGGAGAGAGTGGATTTGTTCTTGGGATCCGAATCATGAAGGGTTTTTCAATTGTGTGTGCGATCTATCTAGTATCTATGCCTTGCTGCTACAACAAAGTTGACTCAGCTACAACAAAAAAGGCTTGTTTATGTTAATTATTACAAATGTTGCAGAACcactactttatttttatttttttacgttCTTGTTGCTTTTTCTGTATAGATGtgtagtgactaatttaaactgtCACAAACTCTTCGTTCTGTGATCAATCGAACCATCTCTTCATCATGCAAATCTTCAGAAATGTGTTACTGTTTTTTATAGCAGAAATTTAATGTTACTAGATCCTTAGTTAAAAAGAGGGGTGTTCTTCACTGCTCGAAACTAAATGCGTCATATTCTGAGTTTAAAAATAGATTGCCTTAGTTTATATCCATTTCTAGGATCAGATGAGATTAATGTTACgacaacaaaaaaacattatcaCTTTTACTTTAATGTTCCTTTGATCTTGTCTGTATGTTTCGTATGCGAATCATTGTAGGACGTTTGTATATTTCATATCCGAATCATTATTGTAGGACAAAAACATGGAATGAATTCGgattaattcaaaacaattgTTTCACTGTAGTTGTGtagttataaatttaaattttagatatataaatttatattaattaataaatatgaaaagaaagactttaattatttctaataattttttctcgAGAAAATTCGTCACATAAATAATACTTATAGTTTGTATCAAACAAAAActgaagtaaaaagaaaaaccttattataaatttcattttatggCTCACGATTTCAAACTCTAAATCTGACAATGATACTTACATGTATTTACagcattcttttatttattaatcgagcaaatataaaacatttgtaTTATTTCAATGTACTAAGACCTTACCcttttatttaaacttattttatacaAGTTTTAATAGGATTAATATAAAGATTCTCATGAACAATGATGTGATTTACTTATATAATGTAATTTAATATACAAACGAGACATTCACCGACCAAcgtattaataacaataaaaagttataagaaaataattttataataattaattttagtgacaaaaaattgttaatcattaacgaatttataaaataaaaaattattggtttctaaaatattttttattatgaataaaccattataattaatttataaattggtttctaaaatttagttgcaaaaattttaattatcaaaaaatttgtcactaaacaTTATCTATCAAAGTTTATTATGCTatcaaaagaattattttttaaattagtctttaattaattaatgattaatttaac carries:
- the LOC114179648 gene encoding NAC domain-containing protein 90-like isoform X2; this encodes MEIMPPGYRFYPTEEELISFYLHNKLEGEREDMNRVIPVVDIYDYNPSQLPQISGEASLRDTEQWFFFIPRQESEARGGRPKRLTTTGYWKATGSPNHVYSSDNRIIGIKRTMVFYSGRAPNGAKTDWKMNEYTAIKGEQPSQLRKEFSLCRVYKKSKCLRAFDRRPPPRRNTVRHSIAENGEEQEKGSTSTCYDYHQHQMLERSATCSPESSSSGDLDHDRPILHGEGGTQMDVDNDNDNDPFLDWERVDLFLGSES
- the LOC114179648 gene encoding NAC domain-containing protein 90-like isoform X1, producing the protein MEIMPPGYRFYPTEEELISFYLHNKLEGEREDMNRVIPVVDIYDYNPSQLPQISGEASLRDTEQWFFFIPRQESEARGGRPKRLTTTGYWKATGSPNHVYSSDNRIIGIKRTMVFYSGRAPNGAKTDWKMNEYTAIKGEQPSQLQLRKEFSLCRVYKKSKCLRAFDRRPPPRRNTVRHSIAENGEEQEKGSTSTCYDYHQHQMLERSATCSPESSSSGDLDHDRPILHGEGGTQMDVDNDNDNDPFLDWERVDLFLGSES